In the genome of Desulfovibrio sp. JC022, the window CACAGCCTTGTCAGCGAAAACCGGGTCCGGGGTCTCTTCAATGGGAATGATTTCACCTTCGATAGGAGCGTAAAGAGTGATTGCGTCTCCTGCGGAGAGTTCACTCTCTTCACGCTGCATACCGCCCATGGCCATGGCGACCAGTTCAGCCTGAGTACCCAGAATTACCTGAACGCCCTTTTCACCGACCCGCACAACGCCCTTGGCACCGCAACGCTTGAGACCGTCTTCATTAATAATGGAGGGGTCCTTTACTTCAAGGCGGAGTCTGGTGATGCAGGAATCAATGTTGACGAGGTTTGCAGGGCCGCCAAGCTCACGGATGCAGGATTGAGCCAGATTAAGGGTGTCTTCATCGGAAACATCAACCGGAACAAGTGCATCATCTTCTTCGCGTCCGGGAGTCTTGAGATCAAAGAACCTGATGGCGAAAACAAAAAGGAAGTAATAAATAACAAAGAATACGCCGCCAAGGGCCAGTCCCATCAGGGGATTGGTGGCAAGACCGTAGTTCAGTACATAATCAATAGCCCCGGCGGAAAACCCGAAGCCGAGCTTAATATTAAAGATCGAACACAGTGCGAGTGAAACCCCGGTCAGCAGTGCGTGCACAGCGTAGAGTGCCGGAGCAATAAACATGAACATGTATTCGATAGGCTCGGTAACCCCGGTCAAAAAGGCTGTGAAGGCAACCGAAAAAAGAATACCACCGATCATGGCCCTGTTTTCAGGCTTGGCAGTGCGGTAGATTGCCAGAGCTGCTGCGGGCAGTCCGAACATCATAATCGGAAAAAAACCGGACATGAATCCACCGGCAGTGGGGTCTCCGGCAAAAAACCTGTGCAGGTCGCCGTGCACAACCTGCCCGGCAGCATTGGTGAAATCACCAAACTGAAACCAGACAATATTGTTCATGATATGATGCAGTCCGGTGGGGATGAGCAGTCTGTTCATGGTGCCGTAAACAAAGGTTCCCACCGGGCCGGAACCGATTACCCAGTTGGCGATGGCATCAATGACGCCCTGAATGGGAGGCCATGCAAAACTGAAAACATACGCCAATACCAGCGCACAACCGGAGGTGACGATAGGTACAAACCTCCGTCCCCCGAAGAAGGCCAGCCATTCCACAAGTTTTATATTGTAATAACGGTTGTAGAGCAGTCCGGCAGTAATACCCATGATGATCCCGGAAAGGACTCCCATATTGATGTCTTTATTCAAACTGCCGATAGCGGCGGTGAAGACAAGATAACCGATACCCCCGGCCAGTGCGGAAGCCCCGGCATTATCCTTGGAAAGACCTACAGCAACACCGATGGCAAAAATCAACGGCAGATTGGAAAAAATCGCATCCCCGGCCTTAAAAATAAATGGAATATCAAGCAAGTCACCGGCCCCCAGACGCAGCATCAGAGCCGCAACCGGCAGCACAGCGATGGGCAGCATCAATGAGCGGCCCAGCTTCTGCAATCCTTCCAGAATCCTCATAACATCACTCCTGGCAAATTGTTGATTATTCCGGGCACGGCTTCCCTGTAGTCCACGCCCGTCATCCCTCTAATACTTGAATCCTGATTTGCACAATACTGTCTAGCAACTTCCATCTCAACTTTATTTAATTTTTTTAATCAGCAAAAAAAGTATAATGAGTTGATTTCTTCCCCTCAAAATGAATAATTTCGCATTAAAGGAAAGTTTTAATGCATGGAGGAAAGCATGAGACTCGTTCCGTTAAAAACCGATCCGGGCTGGTGGACCGCCCATTACATCGCAAGGAAAATCAATTTTTTTTCCCCGAATAAAAGAAAGCCCTTCGTGCTAGGCCTTCCAACCGGAGGGACCCCTGTAAGTATGTATAAAGAGCTGATAAACCTGCACCGCGCCGGGAAAGTCAGCTTTGAACATGTGGTGACATTCAATATGGATGAATACGTTGGGCTGCCCGAAGATCATCCTCAGAGTTACCACTATTACATGTATGAAAATTTCTTCAACCATATTGATATCCCGCAGGAAAACATCAACCTGCTGGACGGTAACGCTCCCGATCCCGAAGCGCAGTGCGAAGCCTACGAACAGAAAATAAAAAATTACGGCGGAGTGCATATCTTCGTCGGCGGTGTGGGAACTGACGGACATATTGCTTTTAACGAACCGGCCTCCTCTCTTTCCTCCCGCACACGAATCAAGACCCTGACCGTTGAAACCCGTATGGGTAATTCCCGCTTTTTTAATAATGACATGGAAGCTGTGCCCAAGTTCGCCCTCACCGTGGGAGTAGGAACCCTGCTTGATTCAAGGGAAGTAATCATCCTTGCATCCGGCCTGAATAAAGCTCTGGCCGTATCATATGCAGTGGAACACGGAGTGAACCACCTCTGGACAATCTCAGCCCTGCAACTGCACCGCAAAGGTATCCTTGTCTGTGATGAGGATGCAACCATGGAACTAAAAGTTAAGACACTTAAATATTTTAAGCAAATAGAAGCAGAGAACCTGCAAGATCCCAAATAGGCGAGAGCATGTACGCACTTATAAATTGCAAAATATATACGGGAAATGAGGTGCTGGAGAATTCAGCACTGCTCATTGAAGGGAAACGCATTCACTCAGTTGTAGCTCCGGATGATATTCCTGCGGATGCTGAGCGGATCGACCTTGAAGGATCAATCCTTGCCCCCGGATTCATCGACCTGCAACTTAACGGCTGCGGGGGCGTATTCTTTAATGACGATATTTCAGCAGAAACGCTGGACCGCATGTCACACGCAATTATCTCCACAGGCTGTACCTCTTTCCTGCCGACGCTCGTCAGCGCGCCGGAAAAAGACATGCTGAAATCCATGGAAGTAGTCCGCGAATACCGCAAGAATTCACCGGACATGGTGCTCGGCCTGCATCTTGAAGGCCCCTATCTTAGCCGCAAACGTAAAGGCATTCACAACCCGGATATGATAAAAAATCCTAATGAAAGCATCCTCCACCATATTGTGGAACTGGGACCTGAAGTGACCAGAATGTGTACCATGGCCCCGGAAGTGATTTCAGAGGAACAGGTGCAATTGCTTGAAAATGCCGGGGTAAAAGTCTCCGCAGGACATAGTGCCGCCACCTGCCCCCGTGCCCGCGAGATGTTCCGGGCCGGAATCAGTATGGCAACCCATCTGTTCAACGGCATGGAACCGATACAGGGGCGCGAACCAAGCCTTGTGGGGGCCGTATACCTAGAAAAGCCGTGGACCGGCATTATCGTGGATGGAGTGCATGTTTCATGGGACAATGTGGAACTTGCAAAAAACATCGTAGACAAAAAACTTTTCTGCATCACCGACGCAACATCCGCAGTGGTTTCCGAACAGACCGAATTCATACTCGGCAACCAGACTGTTTATGTAAAAAATGGTAAATGCGCCGCCGCAGACGGCACCATCGGCGGTTCCATGCTGACCATGGACAGAGCTGTTTACAACTGCGTGCGCCACGTGGGCATCGAACTTGATGAAGCCCTGCGCATGACCTCCCTCTACCCGGCACAGGCCATTGGTATCGACCACGAATTCGGACGCATCGAAAAAGGATACCGGGCCGATCTGGTGGCCTTGGAAACGGAATCACTAGAAGTGCGTGCGGTATTCAAAAACGGAAAACGATTTAATCCGCCCCATCATCAAAAGGAAGAATGATAGTAAACTTGGTCCCTTCTCCGGGCTTCGACTCAACTGTCATGCTGCCGTTATGCTGGTCGGCAATGATAAAATAAGAAACGGAAAGTCCCAGTCCGGTTCCCTTGCCCACTGATTTGGTAGTGTAAAACGGTTCAAAAATCCGTAACCGGGTGACTTCATCCATGCCGGGGCCGTTATCTTCAATCTCTACCACAGCCTGCCCTTTTTCTTCGAAAACCCGGCAATAAAAACAGGGCTTATCATCACCGTATTTTTTATCGGTCATGGCCTCAGCACCATTTTTGAACAAATTCAAAAATACCTGCTGCATCTCATTACCATCGCATAGAACCCGTTTCATCTGCGGCTGAAATTCACGAATTATCCTTATCTGACGAAAATCATATAGCTTTTTCAAATTGTAATCATTAGCTGCCAGATCAAGAGTTTTATCTATCAGGGTGGAAAGATCAAATAAATCCATATGCCTGTCGCTCTTACGGCTGAAGCTGAGCATATTCTCAACAATTGCAGCCGCGCGCTTGCCGCTCTCCTGAATAGATTCAAGCATCCGGTCCACTTTTCTCTTCTTCAAGTAATCCTGAACAAGTTCAAGATGAATCCCGCACTCCTGCGCTGCCTTCCGGTTGGCTTTAAGATCACCAAAAACACGTTTTTTTATGTTGTAAGCACTACCGAGTATCCCGGCCAGAGGGTTATTGATTTCATGGGCCATTCCAGCAGCCAGACCTCCGACAGACATCATTTTTTCAGACTGCACCAAAACCTGCTCCAGATTCACACGCCCAGTAACATCATCAACACGGATAACAGCCCCTTCAACGCCGTTGGCAATCAAAGGATACACCGTAATGTCCTCATAGCGTACTTCTCCGTTTTCCCTGCGCACATGCTTGGATTCACATTGCACAGTCCGAGACTGCACAGCCTTACGCACTCTTTCCATTTCATCCGCCAACCGGGGGGCGACCAGCTCTATTTTCTTACCAAGAGCCTCTTCCTTTGAAATCCCGAAATCCCG includes:
- a CDS encoding DUF3365 domain-containing protein; translated protein: MKSSQDSKLAASGKKRFLKVAVLFLLITLTVWVILFYVARQYVVSQAEDKIKEILLVHKGMHHYVQKIMHPALYKYKDDNQVEKDFYAPELFSSSFIIRNMHGFYNQEKSAAGDDEVYYKMAANNPRNEVNKADFLERDLIKMFNENREMKKYRDIVSINGTQYLYVSIPFLENNKGCLVCHGKREDAPSQLRKRYEGAGGYDEELGIIRAVISIRAPLHKELFDTYIIGVALFSGIAALVGLLFFSTKLRGVVNRRTSKLEQEIAIRTQAEQEVEKLRNYLSNVIDSMPSQIIGVTPDGIVTQWNSGAGRDFGISKEEALGKKIELVAPRLADEMERVRKAVQSRTVQCESKHVRRENGEVRYEDITVYPLIANGVEGAVIRVDDVTGRVNLEQVLVQSEKMMSVGGLAAGMAHEINNPLAGILGSAYNIKKRVFGDLKANRKAAQECGIHLELVQDYLKKRKVDRMLESIQESGKRAAAIVENMLSFSRKSDRHMDLFDLSTLIDKTLDLAANDYNLKKLYDFRQIRIIREFQPQMKRVLCDGNEMQQVFLNLFKNGAEAMTDKKYGDDKPCFYCRVFEEKGQAVVEIEDNGPGMDEVTRLRIFEPFYTTKSVGKGTGLGLSVSYFIIADQHNGSMTVESKPGEGTKFTIILPFDDGAD
- the nagA gene encoding N-acetylglucosamine-6-phosphate deacetylase; the protein is MYALINCKIYTGNEVLENSALLIEGKRIHSVVAPDDIPADAERIDLEGSILAPGFIDLQLNGCGGVFFNDDISAETLDRMSHAIISTGCTSFLPTLVSAPEKDMLKSMEVVREYRKNSPDMVLGLHLEGPYLSRKRKGIHNPDMIKNPNESILHHIVELGPEVTRMCTMAPEVISEEQVQLLENAGVKVSAGHSAATCPRAREMFRAGISMATHLFNGMEPIQGREPSLVGAVYLEKPWTGIIVDGVHVSWDNVELAKNIVDKKLFCITDATSAVVSEQTEFILGNQTVYVKNGKCAAADGTIGGSMLTMDRAVYNCVRHVGIELDEALRMTSLYPAQAIGIDHEFGRIEKGYRADLVALETESLEVRAVFKNGKRFNPPHHQKEE
- the nagE gene encoding N-acetylglucosamine-specific PTS transporter subunit IIBC, with translation MRILEGLQKLGRSLMLPIAVLPVAALMLRLGAGDLLDIPFIFKAGDAIFSNLPLIFAIGVAVGLSKDNAGASALAGGIGYLVFTAAIGSLNKDINMGVLSGIIMGITAGLLYNRYYNIKLVEWLAFFGGRRFVPIVTSGCALVLAYVFSFAWPPIQGVIDAIANWVIGSGPVGTFVYGTMNRLLIPTGLHHIMNNIVWFQFGDFTNAAGQVVHGDLHRFFAGDPTAGGFMSGFFPIMMFGLPAAALAIYRTAKPENRAMIGGILFSVAFTAFLTGVTEPIEYMFMFIAPALYAVHALLTGVSLALCSIFNIKLGFGFSAGAIDYVLNYGLATNPLMGLALGGVFFVIYYFLFVFAIRFFDLKTPGREEDDALVPVDVSDEDTLNLAQSCIRELGGPANLVNIDSCITRLRLEVKDPSIINEDGLKRCGAKGVVRVGEKGVQVILGTQAELVAMAMGGMQREESELSAGDAITLYAPIEGEIIPIEETPDPVFADKAVGDGVAIIPSGDIMCAPADGVIGKIFKTNHAFSMETEDGVELFVHFGIDTVSLKGEGFTRVAEEGATVKKGDPVIRFDLKLLKEKASSVITPVVVSNADEFTAMTKSAGKVSIGVPILTLKKK
- the nagB gene encoding glucosamine-6-phosphate deaminase, with protein sequence MRLVPLKTDPGWWTAHYIARKINFFSPNKRKPFVLGLPTGGTPVSMYKELINLHRAGKVSFEHVVTFNMDEYVGLPEDHPQSYHYYMYENFFNHIDIPQENINLLDGNAPDPEAQCEAYEQKIKNYGGVHIFVGGVGTDGHIAFNEPASSLSSRTRIKTLTVETRMGNSRFFNNDMEAVPKFALTVGVGTLLDSREVIILASGLNKALAVSYAVEHGVNHLWTISALQLHRKGILVCDEDATMELKVKTLKYFKQIEAENLQDPK